Below is a window of Dromiciops gliroides isolate mDroGli1 chromosome 5, mDroGli1.pri, whole genome shotgun sequence DNA.
GAGGGAGAGTCCAGAGACACAGCTGTCTCTTTGTGTGACTCATGAGGATGTAAGCTTTGACTTTAATTCATAGAATTGCCCAAGAAGTTTCTGCCAGGCTCCCTTCACTTCCTTATTCCTCACGCTGTAAATCAGGGGGTTCAACATGGGTATTAAAAGGGCATAGAACAGTGAGATCATCTTCTCCTGAAGGATATTAGGGGTTGAGTGGGGCTGAATGTAAGTAAAAATAGTCATCCCATAGCACAAAGATACCACTGTCAGGTGGGAGGCACAAGTCTGGAAggctttctttctcccctctgtgGACTGAATCTTCAGGATAGTTGAGATGATCTTGATATACGAAAGCAGAACCAGCAAGAATGGGGTCATGAGTAGGATGATACTGGAAGCCATAATTGCAACCTCGTTGGAGGATGTGTCCACACAGGCTAACCTGACCAAGGCTAGAATTTCGCATGATATATGGTCAATGACATTGTTCGTGCACATAGGCAGCTGAAAAGTAATGGATGTCTGCATGAGAGAGTTCAAGGAACCACTGGCCCAAGAGGCAGCTACTAGCCTGGCACACAATCCTGCATGCATGATGGCTGAATAGCGCAAGGGATTGCAAACTGCCACATAGCGGTCATAAGCCATT
It encodes the following:
- the LOC122729751 gene encoding olfactory receptor-like protein OLF3 produces the protein MGKENQTWLSEFILLGVSSDPGTQIFLFILFLTMYLITVLGNILIVILIRLDTRLHIPMYFFLTNLNLVDVSYATSIVPQMLAHFLDEQKTIPYVSCAAQLFFSLGLGGIEFVLLAVMAYDRYVAVCNPLRYSAIMHAGLCARLVAASWASGSLNSLMQTSITFQLPMCTNNVIDHISCEILALVRLACVDTSSNEVAIMASSIILLMTPFLLVLLSYIKIISTILKIQSTEGRKKAFQTCASHLTVVSLCYGMTIFTYIQPHSTPNILQEKMISLFYALLIPMLNPLIYSVRNKEVKGAWQKLLGQFYELKSKLTSS